The Oncorhynchus keta strain PuntledgeMale-10-30-2019 chromosome 28, Oket_V2, whole genome shotgun sequence DNA segment GTAGTATTCCTGCCCTCCCTCCAagctttcctcctcctccctgctaaCCTTCAACTCAACAAGTGTGACCTCGGACTCCTCATGTTGGTTTGAGCTAGCCCGGGTTTGTTCAGCAGTGGACTGTCCGTCCTCATTGCTAAGCTGCAGCTCCATACATTTGTTCTCCTGCTCCACAAGTGCATTCTCAATATAGTATTCCTGCTCTTCCTCCAagctttcctcctcctccacatagCTTGACTGTATGTCCCCATCCTTCACTTTGGTCTTCAAGGGACACGCTTGCAGTTCCAAATAGCCATCATGCAATGCTAAACTGTAAGTCTGCTCTATGTCGGAGTATGTCTGTTCTTTATCATGGTGAATCTGTTTGTCGCTACATTTAGCCTCTTCTTCCCAGTTGTCCTGCTCAAGTTCAGAACCTTCCTTATTCGCTGCCTGTCTGCTTCTATGGCAAGTAAAATCCTCTTTAAAGTTTTGTTCTTCTGAGGAGAAGGGCTGCTCTTGCCTACTGCTTTGGCTCTCTGGGATTGGTGACATCTTGTTTTCAGTCACCTCTTTGGGATGGTAAATATTTATAAATCTTTTAACGATGGATTTAACATCAACATTAGCATCAATGTTAAGCACATTATCATGTGAAGCCTCTTCCTTAGGGACTGCAGTTGATTTGGCATTTACCCTTTCCTCTGGGAATGATACTTTTTCATTCGCTTCTTTAGACATTTCTAGTTCATCCCCCTCCACCATGCTTTCGCTAACCCCAGTTGGAAGGGCTGCCAATGCTTCCTTCAACTTTCCAGGCAAGTCAAGCTCATGTATTAGCTCATCGATATCCAATGACTTTTCTTCAATGATGTAGTCCTTCTCTGGGCATGTCTCAAACAAGACATTGTGCTCTGAACTGTTCGGTGTTGAGCTGCGACTTCTGACTTTGCTGTTGAGTTCCTGGAACCCCTTCCAACTTTGAAGCAGTTGTGTGGAAGTTGACTTTTGCAATTCTGACAGACTAGCTTTCAACTCCTCTGCACCCTCCATATTGGCAATTTCTCTCAGAGTCTCCATAATTTTCAAAGCCTCAGCACAGCTTACACTGTTAGTGAAGCATTCCTTTAAAGTAATAACAGATAAGAAAGAAAGGAGAGCTTTAGTAGATGACCCAAATGTAGAGGCCACATGGGAGGAGAAATCAGGCAAGCTGTTTGACTTTTCAAGACAAGATGGACGATTGTTGTGTGTGATTTGTCTAATTGACTGAATTGAGAAACAGAGCTTCTCTAGCACAGGTTTCATATCTGGCTGGGGAGGAagtttgtctgtgtgtgacgGTATCTGTGTTTTTGTTAGGGGCTCCTCTGCTGTTACTTTggtactgtctccctgatctgaATTGCTCAGCTTATCATCCCCGTTCATCTCTTCGTGATTCACTAAAGTGGGACTGGGAGGTATTGGCTTCTTCTTCATTGGGCGTTTAGGTGTTGATGGTCCTTTCAGAGTGGAGTGGTTAAACAATGTTGTTTTTTCCAAAACATGGCCAGTGGTTGATATGGGTCTTTCATCTGATGTGAGACTAGTAGGTGATGTCGACATGAAACATGAGGGACTACTAGCTAAGGGATCCTCATCTAAGACAATGTTGGATATCCGAGTTTTAGCAAGCAGTGATGTCTTTTCAGATGAGAGACCATTGGAGATTGGTGCCTTATCCATCAACACCTTTTCCACAGTAGGATCACTGGATATTGAAGACTTCTCAGCTGAAGCTTTTCTAAGTGTTAGTTGCTTTTCCAGGGTGAGATTACTGACTAATCTTGTCTTTTTTGTTGGAAGTTTAGGTGATGGTGGTTCTTTCAGAGTGGAGTAGTTGAACAATGTTGTCTTTTCAAATACATGGCCAGTAGGTGATGGAGCCTTATTTGATGAAGGACTGCTTGATAAGGTTTGTTCTTCATCACCTAGACTACTAGGTGATGAATACATGAAATATGAAGGACTGCTACCTATGGAAGACACATCTAAGTCTTTGTTGGATAATGGTGCCTTCTCCATCTGCGTTTTAGCAGGCAGTTGTGTCTTCTCAGGCGAGAGACTGTTTGAGACTGGGGTCTTCTCTATTGAGGAGCTATTTGGTACTGATTTAAGTTCAAATGACAGACCATTTGTGATAGGTAGCTTCTCTTCTGAGATATTTTTAGGCATTGATGTTTCTTCCAATGAATGACTGTCAGATGGTGATGGCTTTTCTACTAAGATTATTGCAgtaggagagacggagagaccgtTGGAGAAAAGTGTATTTTCCACTGAGGGATTAATGGGCAACCTTTCCTGTGTAGTATCACTGTGTAATGGAGTCTTTTGCGATGATTGGTCAGAAGGACATGGTAATGTTGTGTTTTCCAAAGCCAGGTTGGTCTGTGTTGCTATATTTTCAAATGTTCTATTTGGAAATGCAGTCGTTTCCAAAGATAGACTACTTGGTGTTTGTGTTATTTCCTTAAACAAAGAAGGCTCATCTTCTTCAGTATCCATTTCACAATTGAATTCTGATACATCTGGAACAATGTCTCCCTCAGTTTCTACCGGAGACATTGTTGGTGTCTCCACATTTTGAGTTTCCTCCACTGGGTCTGGGTACACAGTTGGGAGGGCTTTCTCTAACCAATTCTCAACATATTCATTGATATTAGAAGAGCTCAGATCATGACTCTCTTTATCAATCCTTCTCTCCTCGTGCATAGACCTCTGCCTTTTTAGTGTTCCGTCCACCTGGGCCTCCGTCGGAAATGTAACATGCAATACGTTCTTCTTTACTGAAACTGAAGTCTTGTTTCTATTTTCAGTAACATGTAATTCTTTCACTGCCGATTCCTTTGGGTTTTCAATATGTAAATTGATTTCCTGTCCTTTTAGTTTCTTTTTGTTTTTGATGAGACTTCTGGCAGGTTTTGgtccatacattttccttaaGGATACATTGCTGCTAAACCCCCCGATTTTCACTCTTTTATTGTTTCCAGGAGCATTTTCATTACTCTCTTTACGTCTTTTGTCTGGGGTTGTAACCTTACGAACCTGGTTCTTTTTGACTTTGGGCTTTGAGAACATTTTCTTGACTTTCTTTACACCAGTGGTGGAGTTTTCTTTGCTTGCTTCAGAGACCCACTCTGGGGTGTCATTGTCTTTGGTGGGTATGGAGAGAGGGGTTTTATGGACATTTAGTACCCTGTTGCGTAGGAGAGATCCTCCAGCCTTAAATTTGGGGATGGTAAACTCAGATGAAAGAGACTGGTCAGCCCTCCACACGCTGATTGACTTTGAGGCTGTAGAGGGTCTACCCAGCTCCAGCTCCAAGTCATTACTGGAGGACAAGTGGGCTGTGTCAGAGGTGGCTGTTCTTCCGTACATCATCCCATATATGGACACACCCTGGACATTGTACTGGCTGTTAGCCAGGAAATTGTCCTGACAGGTCTGCTGCTCGTATATGTGCATTACACTTTCTATGACTTCCTCCCCACCATTTTGGATCTGCAAGATCTCAGCCATGCCTGATTTAAAAGTCGATTGAGTCTTATTGTAATGGTTGATATCCACAGATCCAACTCCCCTTGGTTTAGGAACTGGCTTGCTGCTGCACTGTCTGACCATGCGGTATTCCTCCTTTACCTCTCCGTTCTCAGTTGTCTCTCTGTAGGAGTTAGAACCTACCATGTTCTCCTGAATCTCATCTCCCAACATTGTTTTGAGGCTCTCCACTGAGGCCTGCTTCTGTCTGTATCTCCTGGGTCCTGGGGTAGGAGCCCTCCTGGGAGAGACCACACCCACATGTGTTTTAGTATCATCCTCATTGTCTACTTCCACACTGGTAAGTCTGCTGTTCTCTGGAGGCATATCATCCTTATCATCATGATCATCCTTTTTAACATTGTACCCATTGATGGTGCCCATGGtgttgggttgtgttggtggtagGATGTTGGACTCAGGAGAACTGTTCTCCAGCTCAGACGCAGCCGCACTGAGCTGGTTGGCCACACTGGACCTGCTCAGGGTGGTGGTCCAGTGGATGGTTTCTTCCTCCCGGATGGTTAGTCGCACCTTCATCTCCACTGTCATGCTGCCATCCTGGTTCACCCGAAAGGACTTCTCAATGTCATCGTCACCGGGGATGCAGTTGTCTGCCCCTTCACCCCTATCTCCATGGTAGGAGTCGCCATCTGTTTCGGCCACTGACTCTAGAAAATGGCCAGCCTCCAGTTCTATAGATTCTGCGTTGTTACTGGGGAGGTCACACTCACTTCCTGCAATGCAGTGGTTTATCTGATTCACAAAGTATCTCTCTGACGATGGGGAGAAAAGTTTTGATTTGCCGCTAGATATAGGTTTCTTTTTCCCTTTGGAGTGGATCAAAGGAGAGAGTGTAGAATGATGGATGGGTATTTTTTGGG contains these protein-coding regions:
- the LOC118361492 gene encoding uncharacterized protein LOC118361492, with amino-acid sequence MSDVVLTKRTQDQFSWSGHTVTTSRHPYITDPIASKRICFYKSGDPQFSGLRMVINNRTFKTFDALLDSLSKKVPLPFGVRNITTPRGVHAVHTLDELEDGKAYICSDQRKVKPINMAVANKKLPPWYNARPMSARRRALQLAKQNPGRPMHINTPVRTPKRLMVFQNGDPSVKHNLMLQKRTTRTFEALLDYLSELMHFPVVKLHTPDGRRVDGLPALIICSGIVVAAGREAFKSGNYKTQKSSASTWLPARRMASKRLKQPASRKKKPISSGKSKLFSPSSERYFVNQINHCIAGSECDLPSNNAESIELEAGHFLESVAETDGDSYHGDRGEGADNCIPGDDDIEKSFRVNQDGSMTVEMKVRLTIREEETIHWTTTLSRSSVANQLSAAASELENSSPESNILPPTQPNTMGTINGYNVKKDDHDDKDDMPPENSRLTSVEVDNEDDTKTHVGVVSPRRAPTPGPRRYRQKQASVESLKTMLGDEIQENMVGSNSYRETTENGEVKEEYRMVRQCSSKPVPKPRGVGSVDINHYNKTQSTFKSGMAEILQIQNGGEEVIESVMHIYEQQTCQDNFLANSQYNVQGVSIYGMMYGRTATSDTAHLSSSNDLELELGRPSTASKSISVWRADQSLSSEFTIPKFKAGGSLLRNRVLNVHKTPLSIPTKDNDTPEWVSEASKENSTTGVKKVKKMFSKPKVKKNQVRKVTTPDKRRKESNENAPGNNKRVKIGGFSSNVSLRKMYGPKPARSLIKNKKKLKGQEINLHIENPKESAVKELHVTENRNKTSVSVKKNVLHVTFPTEAQVDGTLKRQRSMHEERRIDKESHDLSSSNINEYVENWLEKALPTVYPDPVEETQNVETPTMSPVETEGDIVPDVSEFNCEMDTEEDEPSLFKEITQTPSSLSLETTAFPNRTFENIATQTNLALENTTLPCPSDQSSQKTPLHSDTTQERLPINPSVENTLFSNGLSVSPTAIILVEKPSPSDSHSLEETSMPKNISEEKLPITNGLSFELKSVPNSSSIEKTPVSNSLSPEKTQLPAKTQMEKAPLSNKDLDVSSIGSSPSYFMYSSPSSLGDEEQTLSSSPSSNKAPSPTGHVFEKTTLFNYSTLKEPPSPKLPTKKTRLVSNLTLEKQLTLRKASAEKSSISSDPTVEKVLMDKAPISNGLSSEKTSLLAKTRISNIVLDEDPLASSPSCFMSTSPTSLTSDERPISTTGHVLEKTTLFNHSTLKGPSTPKRPMKKKPIPPSPTLVNHEEMNGDDKLSNSDQGDSTKVTAEEPLTKTQIPSHTDKLPPQPDMKPVLEKLCFSIQSIRQITHNNRPSCLEKSNSLPDFSSHVASTFGSSTKALLSFLSVITLKECFTNSVSCAEALKIMETLREIANMEGAEELKASLSELQKSTSTQLLQSWKGFQELNSKVRSRSSTPNSSEHNVLFETCPEKDYIIEEKSLDIDELIHELDLPGKLKEALAALPTGVSESMVEGDELEMSKEANEKVSFPEERVNAKSTAVPKEEASHDNVLNIDANVDVKSIVKRFINIYHPKEVTENKMSPIPESQSSRQEQPFSSEEQNFKEDFTCHRSRQAANKEGSELEQDNWEEEAKCSDKQIHHDKEQTYSDIEQTYSLALHDGYLELQACPLKTKVKDGDIQSSYVEEEESLEEEQEYYIENALVEQENKCMELQLSNEDGQSTAEQTRASSNQHEESEVTLVELKVSREEEESLEGGQEYYTENPHVEQEIKCMELQVSCKESLEKDQASSEEEQECHVEDQLSYMVSENRCMEDECLEEEQQCHIEDQPSYLGLQVSYEERVSSLKEQATSEEEYECHIEDQPNHEEPEVKCLALQDSSEDGKSTLEEDQAISDEELEHHVENQPNHEDTEIKCMDAKVSSEESMSNLEEQQVSSEEELECHIENQPSHEEKGVKCMKMQVNREKIEFTPEEDKASLGEEEESHEDDLSYANAHINVQDEQTHLWMKQTTQKETECTVRETLPRLFKQHFIGDSMDKDSGKNSAQHVSFEQQTDTAEEANFEDNQCSYEEKLSSSDVEHVSVEDEPYPEEEYQETLEEEPSEEDKHYEKTEAKTTNCFEEPLTSVAERVKILDKKIADVKQGKSITIATTGIKPFGQIEVSVVPGGDNAKEQDKAHVHTFKRTTWPINTSETVVMSPPAPRSLLAFSYDGCITREPDGNRVKSIKELFIAKSVVDNLYGQTRLPSQNTSDLSDNRPETSGSGGHQSQTSTETSSGEDDSVKKSITKCVVRRTIERLYGKKDTNVKDRARESQPPPSPLKPKSREFPGKISLYPFHNAQTNGMSDLSYFNATSSVGTYSDPTRYVAFNAQVEPGDCFLIDKDRWLLRESVIRKSVSEPIDINKNTSASTEDVCKDTEEDVPYSLFGHTDLEDIVKSVKPLVPKCTYFNLPHGCDSDPHQDDLSPVSKGSAKGEVSKDSKDKTEKPKLWAEKNGIAFAPTDFKMPDNKVHPLIEGPGGGKVVVVQPGKRQPGKGQTDVMKIPQEPDALEMLYFSCGQHCPIL